ATGGCTTGTGTAACCCGACAAGCACGTGTCTAAGGTTACGTAACATTGATGGCGAACTTCCCCATGGCAAGGGAAATTACATCAGCTTCTGTTACAGCTATTTCAACATTTGGGGAAGGTGTATCCACTTCAAGTGCATGTATTTCTTCCATTGGATCAGATTTTTTAGTATTCCAGGGAACATGGGTCCACGATAACCTTCTGCGTATGAATTCTTCATGTGGGTTGTTCCCCTAGATAGGGAATGAGCAACTTATGGTGGAGGTTGTTCGACATCTTCCTCTACTAGGGATGTCATTCTGTGGCCTATTGTTGTCGATCAACTCGGGCATCACGATCATCAAGGCGTTGGTGGAATTCTCCAAGTTCTCTTAAAACTTGTTGCAAAAGCAATGACACATAATCATCACTGCCAATCCTCCCGATTAGATCTAGCAGCAGACCTTCGACGAGGGGGCATTCTCTCAGGACTGGCGGAGGGAAGCGTTCCCGACCCCTTTTCCTTACTGGCTTTTGTAGAACTTTTTCTTGGCCTCTGTGGGGCTATGCCTCATCTTTTTTGGGCTACCAAAGAGCGAATTATCATGATGCCTCTCCGTACCCATGATAGATCCCACTAGTGCAAACCTCCTCATCGTTAGGGGAGACTAGTTCAAAAAACTGCACATCATATGATAAAACGTTACATAGGAAGTGTATAAACATACATAGTAAATATACATTATACACATTAATACTATAACTTTACACATGATGCACAAAGCATTACATATGAAAACAAAGTGCTACCcagaaaaataatattcatacattaaaaaaacattgatgaAGGTATAAATATACTTCTTTCCCTTTCAGGGATTTTATCATAGGTCCGATGGATGATGCTTTTATAAAACTACTCTCTTTATAGCACCTGATGTAGGGCATTCGCCCCATGCATTGTTTCTTAACACCCCTAATTATTTTATAGAACCAAATGTTCAAGGCCACGGCGCATCCTTCAAGTATCCAGAGTTTCTTGATTTCCCCTTGCACCAAAGTTGCACACTGGCCGTTGTTGCTGGGATGTCTGACATCAGCCACCTATGAGTGGCGTGCGCCCATGCGTGACGGCCAAGGGAGGccaaatcatcaacataatgTGCAACCCATGTTGGTGCATTCAATGAAGTGTTTAGGAAAATAATGGTGGTCATAAGATAGACTGCAAGTAACTTCACAAATGTctcctcttctccatcttttgctgCTGACGAGTTTGAGAAGGTTGGTTTTAATCGAATCTCGATAACAATTGTGTATTTTAGGAAGATACGTTTGTTCAAAGACGGAATGCTCTTTCTGGTGTTTGAAGGAGACAATATCCCCTTCACATTGCAGATCCATATAAGTTCGACATCATCAAGCCTGAAAGCAAGTGTGCTCTCAACTATTTTAAAAAGCTGGATTAAATCATCATACATTTGCATAAGTCGCGCACCAAAGAAAACCCCCCTCTTCTCTATTGTAATATGGATTCCACTTCCATTAAATGTTGGAAAAGAGTGCCTTGAAGGATTTCCCACTGTCACTGAGTCATGTGAGGCTTCAACTCTATGAGCGTTGCCACAATTGGGGGCCAAATAACATCACGCATTTACCAGACTAGTAGCTAAATCCTGTTTATACATACAatagcaatgaaaacaatacacACAATCAGTTCAAGATGAACAACGACAGAGTAACAAACATTAACACATAAACAATTCACAGTAAGAAATATGTAATACACACAAAAAGCACACAAAAACAAACGTGAAAAAACCCCAAACTCgacaaaaaaccctaaaaactttCTATTTACAGAAATCCCAGAACCCAGCCCTTTCACTCTTGCCCATAGAGACCTTCTTACCTTTAGCCTGACAATTTTATGGGTTGAAATCACAGTGAAGAGGAGAACGCCGgtgagaagaagaagcaaataaGAGAAAAGCCCTAAACGGTGCCCGGTGAGAATAGGCAAACAGCGAGGATGATGAGATGATGGAGGCGATCGAAAGAAACACACTGCCCAACATCTTGAAATTGTAACCATCCTTGCGTCACTTCCCCATGCCGCTTTGGAGGGTAATCTTGACATTTCTTGCACCGTGAGAGAGTTAATGAACACTAAGGGTAGTGAGGTAATTTTCCTGCATTCTTTTAACTCCGTTACCATCCTTTTAATATGGTTTGGGCTAAAAAGTAAATAGCCTGAAAAGGAAGGATGTATTAGGGATATGAAAACTTCCAAGATTTTTTTTGGGATAAGGAAACTTTTGAGAGAATATTAATTACTTCccaattatttaaattagttattaaatgattttaattaatatgtgGAAGATAATTAAAGTATAATGGTTAATGGAGGGTAGTTTTGGTatatcatttaagttttgtatgtttaaatatttgtatatgtGTAGATGAAGATTAGTTGTATTAACTTGTAAAAATGGATttgaaaataagtttttaattttttaaatattttttggatatcataatgtaaattttgtattAATGTAGAGTTTTCAAAAACTTCCACATAGTATGTAATTTTAGGCATAATATGGGAAGGaaaatttagttttgaatgcACTTTCCTGCAGGAAGTTCCTTATAATTTTAGTTATATTCAAAAACCTCCACATAGTATGTAATTTTAGGCATAACATGGGAGGAAAAATTTTGGTTCTGAATGCACTTTTCCGCATGAAGTTCCTTATAATTTTAGTTATATgactttttttccaaaattttgtaACATTTGCTAATTAGTTAATTAGTTTAGGAGAAACCAGGACACTTAATACTCTATCTATTTTGAAATACAAGTTTTTTTAATcgttttgtaaaaaaaaaatattttaaaatagttgtCATTTTATAATACTAAAGCAATGTTTATTTCTACCCCAGTTTGACCATTCTTCAATTTTCTAAGTTATATAGACGAAAGGAGCCATATTAGTagttaaagaaaagaaaggttaTAAGAAAGTGGTAGTTtagttattttagtttattttatatcctaaaatttaacaattttaatgttatttttaatttttatataagaagGGAGTATGAAGTGGTAGTTTATTTTTagtagttaaaaattttaatttttaagatcTTTAAATGATTTGTATGAAGGGAGTATggctttttgtttgtttaatattaCCCCTATTTTGCTCAagtattatttgtatattctacaattataaaatttttattatttcaattatttggTGTGAACTATACCTCTTCTCAGCTCCCCTAATCAGAGATTAAGAATTGGTAGTTTATTCATATTTCTCAAagctaattaaaaatttattcaaacaagtattaatatttttgcaattatatcaaattttaattgcttttgttgcatgttgattttgaataataggtgtaatttatttaattttaaatatttgtatattAAGCCATTGGAAAGCCACATATATAAACTAGCCATGTGTTTTGGTATTGATATCTTCTAATTAAGAAAGACAAGATTAATTCTTATAAGTATATATCGAATTACAAAAAGGTGTTATGGCCTAGGTAAGCTTGTTAGGTAGTGTAAAGTATTCTTCATTTCCTTCATGTAGATCAGTAGATAGATGGATCTCTTTTTTCAAAGCTTTATTCTTCAATTATTGAATTGCTTTTGTACACGCTTTAGAACCtttcaaacaataaaaagatgTGAGTGCTATATATTTCATGACAATATATCAAACATAATTCTTTTTAATCATCTTATTTGGGATTATCAAGATTTAACGGTAGTTTGTGCGCTTAATTTAATCATGTATATCATGTTATAAGGACTCAAATCAAATCTAAAATGTAATacttaataaaaagaaaggcaTCAACATTGGATATATATGAGAATATgaggattttttaaaaaaacaaaaaacaaatagacGATAAGTccccacattaaaaaaatatcaacaatatgGATAGATGTGGACTAAGCTTAACAAGCACATGTGCTCTTACTTTATATGGAATTTGGGATCAATCACCAAAACtattatttctaaataattttatcaatattttagtTTAGCTATAAAATTTATGTAGAGTAATAGTTgaaataattgatatatatatatatatttatttgtgaaatCAGATTaatatggttttaattttaagaGTTTGAATCATGTCAGTTTAGTTTGAATTTATCGAAcaaagtatttatatatattttggtttatGTACTACATAATTATGTTTAATACTATTAAATaagcaaaattttcatttcttataAATTCACTAAAgtataagaaagaaaataataaactttaTGCGCATCATTCACGTGAtctatatacacatataaagaCTCAGATTGATATGCTCCTAGTTTTAAAAGCTCGAGTCACACCAGTTGAGCTCAAATTTATCAAACAAGCTGCTTGTTTATAAACAAATagcttgtttatttattggttttctcCTAAACgattatgtttaatatttttaaataaataaattttgtgtttatcattcatatatatatatatatatacatatagatttTTATTGATCTAGAAAAAACGAACAGTAGATACCTAGAGAGGTCTTTTGGTGGATTCTAAAAAAACGATTATTATTAAGTACATAgatattaaatatatgtatgataACTTTGACGCTAGCATTAAAACCTATAGGGAGAGAGTTTATATAGTTCCCCATTATTATAATGCCATGTCAAATTCAGCATTAAGCTCTCACTTGTTTACTTTAGTTGTAAATGATCAAGATCAAATCAATTGGTGCATGTGTTTTACTGATGATGCAATCTTAATTAATGAAAGGTAAGGAAATGTGCTTAGTTGAAGTTGGAGATATAGAAAAATACTTTAGCGGCTAAGGGTTTTCGAGTTAaggtaaaaaatgaaatatttgagATAGAATTTTAGTAATGAGGCAAGTAAATATGAGGCAGGAGTTAGGATAGATGATACTTGGTAAAAAGTACAAGTTTTGGTTATCTAAGCTCTATAATTGAATAAGACATGAAACTAATAGAAGATGCCACATACAGGGTTAAGGTAGGTTaggtaaaataaatgaatacttTTGAAGTTTTATGTAATAGTAGAAAATTTCTTAGATTGAAATCTAAGTTTTAAAGGATGATTGTTAGATCAACAGTGATGTATTGATCAGAATGTTGGgtattttaaaaacaacataCTTAAAAAATGAGTGTAGTTGAAATAAAGACTTTGAGATGGATAtcatgatttattaaaaaagactATTTAAAGAATGAtgttaaaaacatattataagtTACACTTATCACTAACAAGTTAAGAGAAAACTACTAAAATGGTATAGACATGTCATTAGACAACATGTACGTctatataaaaaagataaaagctcTCCAAATGAAAAGTCGTACAAGAGTAAAAAGTAGACCTAAAAAGTGTTTAGCAACAACTTTATGCTATGATATGACATAGCTTAATTTATCTAGCTTTTTTTGTCAATTAATAGAGCAATATTGAACGGAAGAACTCATGTAGCAGAGcccaaataattaaaaataattgcttgttgttgttattgttgttgttgtatgtcACATCATGTCATGTTTTCCAAGCTAATACATCAGTTTCGATGTCTAATCAATTACATTTTTCAATTGCTTGATATTAAGCTAAAAATAACTAGTGATAAAAGATAGCCAcgacaaaatataggatttttgAGTGGAATCATTTTCAATAACATCAGTGCACTATGTGTAATATAGGACAAATTGCCCTTATCTCATTCTTCTTCCAAATTTAAAAAGTAGAGGATTCGAATTTTATCTGTGCCTTGTCCACATTTATCTAAAAAATTACGCTTTATTCCTGAAACTAGCATATACTTTATTTAATGTGGTCCATGCCTAAAATAACTCATTTAAATcaccaaattaaaaataatggtaTAGTTTGTCCCTTGGTCTCTAATAATATACACGTTAGTAAATATCTTTTTTTGCATTAATCATATGGAATGAAGAACTTGCCAGCAACACAAATGttgttgttaaaaaataataataaaactgcATTTTACGTACTCGAAAATATTAAAACCATATAAGTGAAAggtaattgtatatttttataaaaatcatatttacgtAAGTTCAAAATTACtttacaaattttcaaaaaatatattttttttcaaaatgaataaagaaaaaggtaaagaactatttatttgtttataaattttttaattaacttctGCTTCATaagatatatacataaataaaaataatatataaagatatataagaaaaaaaaatgtatatatatatatatagtgagagAGTTAACAACCTCTTGGTTTATTGATACCAGATCCTCTGTGTAGAGTACCCATATTATTACTGAGAAAGCAGGTGCAAACCTCAACTCACACAGAGTGAGGGCACAGATACGTGTGATATCAACTCCACACTTGCGCATATCTCTGAGTTAATTTACCCATTTtgtcgatatatatatagagagaaaggAACTAGTCTAACGGTTTCCTATCTTGTTTGTGTATAAGAGGTCTCGAATTCAAAACCTCTCAagcataatgaaataaaaataaaaaagtgtttATCGTCAGTTtataaaaaacaagagagaggAGTCTGACCTTCTACCGCCACATCCATGCTCTCTTTGGCAGTTGAAGTACAAAGCAGCAACAGGAGGGCCAAGATCATAATACAATCCAAAATCTCTAGTGTTGAAGTTTTGGCGCCATCCAGGTCTCTCTACTCTTTGTTGAACGTGTTGCCGGAACAACACAAACACAATACGGTGTATTCCTGTCACTGCTCTTGGGCATTCATACCTCACTATTTCATTCCCTGAAAAACATATGTTTAAGTATTTAGTGATCATTAtcactaaataattaattattaaacaatGTTGTGATTAATAATATATCCACCATATCTTATATCTGAAGCTTCTGGGATGTCTGTCACCAACCTGaataaaattgcaaaatatatttaagttttcTGATTGGGGGAAATGAAAGAACATGCATGATGCTCATGCTCACCAGAGTAGGTACTCTTGCTCAGTTGGATTAGTTGGACTTGGTGCATCAGGGTCTACCATCACctgtttaatttaaattatgttagcttaataaataattatatcacAATTCTCCAGGATGTGAGGGAGATGgatctgaatttttttattttaaaaaagaaaagtttaaaattatttctaaagcAAAATAAGAAGAGTCTGCTTTGTCTGTGCAAGTGCATGGATGAATCTTCAGCCTTTTATTTGAGATGAAAATGAGGTATCTCTCTCGTATTGTAAAGGTGATTTAAAACAAATGTGGATAAGTCATTGATAGAGTTTGAACTCTGGACTTGTTAGTTGGGAGAGATGAAATACCACTATCTTATTGCAGGGTTAATTTGTTCTGTGTGATATCaactattgtatatatatatatatatatattttaatattctttgTACTACTATTTTGTTACcactagtttattttatttttattaaaatatacataaataaataaattagagaaaaCTGATTATATTTGCAAACTACACCAAATTCAAAcctagttttttttatcattttaataattttatttaatttttttttctaaaattttagttgttttcCTTAAAACAAAAGTTAAACGCATTATGTGTcgaaaaaagagataaagaaaatgaaagggAATAATTCTCGAAATTGCATACAACTGCATGATTTGCatttataaatagtaaacaattaaaagttatatatcCACTAATTCAAGAGTTGCATTGTCATTTTAAGGTCAAtcacttttcaaaattttattataaattattatactaattaatcaaaattattaataaataataataattaagtaaatataatCATAGACAAAATAAGAatccaaaaacttaaaaaacagTGAAAATGAGTGAAAGTGAAAGCATCTCAAACTACGCTGCCTTTTAGCATAATTGCTTTACTAACTTCCAAGCTTTTAGAT
The sequence above is drawn from the Dioscorea cayenensis subsp. rotundata cultivar TDr96_F1 unplaced genomic scaffold, TDr96_F1_v2_PseudoChromosome.rev07_lg8_w22 25.fasta BLBR01001699.1, whole genome shotgun sequence genome and encodes:
- the LOC120256890 gene encoding protein TWIN SISTER of FT-like produces the protein MSRDRDPLVLGQVIGDVIDPFVKLASMRVVYGGREITNGTGLRSSSVADQPWVDIQGFNCGSDLYTLVMVDPDAPSPTNPTEQEYLLWLVTDIPEASDIRYGNEIVRYECPRAVTGIHRIVFVLFRQHVQQRVERPGWRQNFNTRDFGLYYDLGPPVAALYFNCQREHGCGGRRF